Within the Candidatus Hydrogenedentota bacterium genome, the region GTTGTTCACGTCCGTTATCTCCAGTTCGCCGCGCGCGCTTGGCTCGAGCGTGTCGCAAATGTCAAACACCGAGTTGTCATACATGTATATTCCGATGACTGCGAGGTTCGACGGCGGCTCCTTCGGCTTTTCGATGATGCGCGCCACGCGATCGCCGTCAAGTACGGCCACGCCGAACTCGCGCGGGTCCTCGACTTCCTTCAGGAAGATTTTCGCGCCTTCCGGCTGCCGCTCGAAATCCTCGACCGCCTTGCGGATGCTGCCCTGGATGAAGTTGTCGCCCAGTACGACGGCCACCTTGTCCTTGCCAACGAAATGCCGCGCCAGCGCCAGCGCGTCGGCGATCCCGCCCTCGGTCTTTTGATACGTATAGTTCATATGCTTGAGGCCGAATTCCTCGCCATTGCCGATGAGCCGCAGGAATTCGCCCGCGCTGTTCCCGCCCGTCACCAAGAGGATGT harbors:
- a CDS encoding NTP transferase domain-containing protein gives rise to the protein MKGVILAGGLGSRLMPLTRVTNKHLLPVYNKPMIFYPIQTLVDAGVTDILLVTGGNSAGEFLRLIGNGEEFGLKHMNYTYQKTEGGIADALALARHFVGKDKVAVVLGDNFIQGSIRKAVEDFERQPEGAKIFLKEVEDPREFGVAVLDGDRVARIIEKPKEPPSNLAVIGIYMYDNSVFDICDTLEPSARGELEITDVNNAFIRRGTMTYEILDGWWADCGSFDALLRSNLLVAREHGVRV